One Oncorhynchus nerka isolate Pitt River linkage group LG5, Oner_Uvic_2.0, whole genome shotgun sequence genomic window carries:
- the LOC135571692 gene encoding uncharacterized protein LOC135571692, translating to MLAPLPSALLSVPPTLLCSTPHQPTPLYTTPTYTTPPHTNLHHTILHHTTPAYTTLLQPTPHQPTPHHTNPYHSTPHQPTPLHTTPTHTTLHYTNLHHTTLNHTILHHFTPHHSTPHQPTPLYRTLHHTTLYHTTPTHTAPTHITLYHITPTHTILHYTNTTLYHTNPHHSTLHQPTPLYTIPAHTTPFYTTPTQPTPHQPTSLNTIPTRTAPNHTTLHHTNPHHSTPYQPTPLCTTPPHHIDLHQTNPHHSAPHHHTTLIYTRPTHTTLHQTNPHHSAPHHHTTLIYTTPLYTIPTHTTLHRTNPHHSTPYQPTPHHSTPDQPTPLCTTPPHHIDLHQTNPHHSAPHHHTTLIYTRPTHTTLHHTTTPH from the coding sequence ATGTTAGCCCCACTTCCCAGTGCTCTCCTGTCAGTTCCtcccactctgctctgctctacaccACACCAACCCACACCGCTCTACACAACCCCAACCtacaccaccccaccccacaccaaCCTACACCACACCattctacaccacaccacaccagccTACACCACACTACTCCAACCTACACCACACCaacctacaccacaccacaccaacccATACCACTCTACACCACACCAACCtacaccactccataccacaccaaCCCATACCACTCTACACTACACCAACCTACACCACACCACTCTAAACCACACCATCCTACACCACTTTACACCACACCATTCTACACCACACCAACCCACACCATTATACAGAACTCTACACCACACCActttataccacaccacaccaacccACACAGCACCAACCCACATCACTCTATACCACATCACACCAACCCACACCATTCTACACTACACCAACACCACTCTATACCACACCAACCCCCACCATTCTACACTACACCAACCcacaccactctacactatacCAGCCCACACCACACCATTCTACACTACACCAACCCaacccacaccacaccaaccCACATCACTCAACACCATACCAACCCGCACCGCACCAAACCACACCACTCTACACCATACCAACCCACACCACTCTACACCATACCAACCCACACCACTctgcaccacaccaccacaccacattgATCTACACCAGACCAACCCACACCACTctgcaccacaccaccacaccacattgATCTACACCAGACCAACCCACACCACTCTGCACCAGACCAACCCACACCACTctgcaccacaccaccacaccacattgATCTACACCACACCACTCTACACCATACCAACCCACACCACTCTACACCGTACCAACCCACACCACTCTACACCATACcaacccacaccacaccactctaCACCAGACCAACCCACACCACTctgcaccacaccaccacaccacattgATCTACACCAGACCAACCCACACCACTctgcaccacaccaccacaccacattgATCTACACCAGACCAACCCACACCACTctgcaccacaccaccacaccacattgA